A window of Alicyclobacillus vulcanalis contains these coding sequences:
- a CDS encoding 4-hydroxybenzoate 3-monooxygenase produces the protein MRTQVGILGAGPAGLFLSLLLARRGVESVILEVRSRQAIEQTIRAGVLEQGTADLMRELGVHQRMEKLGEEHEGIEIRFRGRGRRIPLKELTGKSVTLYAQHEVIKDLVAARLQQGGEVIFSVQDVSLEGVDSDRPRILFRREPEGPLEVLECDVIAGCDGFHGPSRRAIPESVRTEYVKTYPMGWLGILTQAPPSSRELIYCNSDRGFALVSTRSPEIQRMYLQVDADDDIRNWSDDRIWEELRLRLATEEGWAPIEGPILQKSIVQMRSFVCSPMQYGRLYLAGDAAHIVPPTGAKGLNLAVSDACVLAEAIARFERHGTDDLLQRYSAICLRRVWKAERFSYFMTQMLHCFPNHSPFEREIQLAELDYVTSSVHGRGTIAENYVGLPIEWDI, from the coding sequence GTGCGAACTCAGGTCGGGATTCTCGGCGCGGGTCCTGCGGGGCTCTTTTTGTCACTCTTACTGGCTCGCCGCGGCGTGGAGTCGGTGATTTTGGAGGTGCGATCCCGGCAGGCCATCGAACAGACCATTCGCGCCGGCGTGCTGGAACAAGGGACCGCCGATCTCATGCGAGAACTCGGTGTTCACCAGAGGATGGAGAAACTCGGCGAAGAGCACGAAGGCATTGAAATTCGCTTTCGCGGGCGCGGGCGGCGAATCCCCTTAAAGGAGTTGACAGGCAAGTCCGTCACGCTCTACGCGCAGCACGAAGTCATCAAGGACCTCGTCGCCGCCCGCTTGCAACAGGGGGGTGAGGTGATTTTTTCGGTCCAGGACGTGTCTCTGGAGGGGGTTGACAGCGACAGGCCGCGCATTCTGTTTCGGCGCGAACCGGAAGGGCCGCTCGAGGTCCTTGAATGTGACGTGATCGCGGGTTGTGACGGGTTTCATGGACCCAGTCGGCGGGCGATTCCTGAAAGCGTTCGCACCGAGTACGTGAAGACCTATCCCATGGGGTGGCTGGGTATTCTCACGCAGGCGCCGCCCTCGAGTCGGGAGCTCATCTATTGCAACAGCGATCGCGGCTTTGCGCTCGTCAGCACGCGTTCTCCGGAAATTCAGCGCATGTACCTGCAGGTGGACGCGGACGACGATATCCGCAACTGGTCGGACGACCGGATCTGGGAGGAACTGCGGCTGCGCCTCGCGACCGAAGAAGGCTGGGCGCCCATCGAAGGTCCCATCCTGCAAAAATCCATTGTCCAGATGCGCAGCTTCGTCTGTTCTCCCATGCAGTACGGCCGACTCTATCTGGCTGGCGATGCCGCACATATCGTCCCGCCGACGGGCGCGAAAGGGCTGAACCTCGCGGTGTCCGACGCGTGTGTGCTCGCGGAGGCCATCGCGCGCTTCGAGCGCCACGGAACAGACGATCTCCTGCAGCGCTACTCCGCCATCTGCCTGCGGCGCGTGTGGAAGGCGGAACGGTTCTCGTATTTCATGACACAGATGCTGCACTGCTTTCCCAATCACTCGCCGTTCGAGCGCGAGATTCAGCTGGCCGAGCTGGATTACGTGACGTCATCGGTGCACGGACGAGGCACCATTGCCGAAAATTACGTCGGCCTGCCCATTGAATGGGACATTTGA
- a CDS encoding IclR family transcriptional regulator, whose product MPRQSDARTLSSLRHALHALRCFSQDEPELGITEISRRLGLSKSTVHRIMATLAEEGFVHRDEDSHRYRLGLSVLSLGGIIMSNLEICREGQHLLEEFVHRFDETVHLAVLEDFCTVYVSKLECKHPVQIATHVGRRNPLHCTSSGKVILAYQDEAMIEEVIARGLQSFTPSTITDPDRLRAALAKIRDAGYATSVGELRPGVNSVAAPVRDYTRRVIGAVTAVGPAARFTDEKMKSLAKTLISISREISNRLGYYERPRSRAVLQMSHSMGRPT is encoded by the coding sequence ATGCCGAGACAATCCGACGCGCGCACGCTTTCATCGCTCCGCCACGCGCTGCACGCGCTTCGCTGCTTTTCACAAGACGAGCCCGAACTCGGTATCACCGAGATTTCGCGCAGGCTCGGCCTTTCCAAGAGCACTGTTCACCGCATCATGGCGACGCTCGCGGAAGAGGGTTTTGTGCACCGGGACGAAGATTCACATCGGTATCGGCTCGGTCTGTCTGTCCTCAGCCTTGGCGGGATCATCATGTCCAACCTCGAAATTTGCCGAGAAGGTCAGCACCTTCTCGAGGAGTTTGTGCACCGCTTCGACGAAACGGTCCACCTCGCTGTGCTAGAAGATTTTTGCACAGTCTACGTCAGCAAGCTGGAATGTAAGCACCCCGTCCAGATCGCGACGCACGTCGGACGGCGGAATCCGCTTCACTGCACCAGTTCCGGCAAGGTCATTTTGGCGTATCAGGACGAAGCCATGATTGAGGAGGTCATTGCGCGCGGACTCCAATCGTTTACGCCCAGTACCATCACCGATCCTGACCGCCTGCGCGCCGCACTTGCCAAGATTCGAGACGCTGGCTACGCCACGAGCGTCGGCGAACTCCGCCCAGGCGTGAACAGCGTCGCAGCCCCAGTGCGCGACTACACCCGCAGAGTCATCGGGGCAGTCACCGCCGTCGGTCCCGCGGCGCGCTTCACGGACGAGAAGATGAAGTCGCTCGCGAAAACGCTCATCTCCATCAGCCGGGAAATCTCGAACCGCCTCGGCTACTATGAGCGGCCGAGATCGCGCGCTGTGCTTCAAATGTCCCATTCAATGGGCAGGCCGACGTAA